In Sparus aurata chromosome 24, fSpaAur1.1, whole genome shotgun sequence, the genomic stretch TACTCTGTAGAACTCTGCATGTTTGATGACATGGAATccagtacagaggcgatttacggAGTTTAGCTGCTGTTAGACAGTTACCACTTGCTCGTTCAGCCatgcagctaacgttagcagtcCAATTAGCTGACTAGGCCCTGGGTTGCCAGCAAATAAATACCCCACCTTAGAATCGTATTCCCTGTCGTTGAATTGACAGCCATCAGCCACAGGTTCTGACCTTgtggtgcattcaagtgcaGTGCGTAATGTCAGAAATCTATATGCCAATAGCGAAAGGTTGTTTGAACTGTTTCCACTTCACACATCCCTTTAACCAAACCCATTTTTTCTGCTTCCTTGCCTCCCGTCTCATTACAGAAACCTCGGGGGGGACAATAAAGCAAAAGTGTCTCCAGTTGTTGCTTATCATCGACTCCCATTCGACCCTCGGTTCATCCCCTTGAGATCAGATAACTCCCTCCCATCCTTTCCTGGCACATCTGTCCGATTAATTTATCTGCGTATGCAAGAGctgctcaaagaaaacacacattaaattGCATCTTGGACCCATTGGGGTTGAATTAGACACTTTTATTCAGAACATTGTCCAGATTAGCATAGATTTGGTTATCTCTTGCAGAAAAAGAGCCGCTCCAACTGGATAAAAGCCTCATTGTTGAGGAAAAGCACCAAGCTCCTTGTTTCCTCATCAAGGATTTTAAAGCCAGAGGTTCTGTGCATGTTTTATTGAGCAACACTCGTATAAGACGAGCTATTTTCTTCCTCGAGGAGAGGGTTTAGTAATTCAAGCCTGTGTGACTCACTGGACCTTGTTCCTTCAGCCTGATGACAATTTACTGCTCTCCGGGGAAAATGTCgcagggaacacacacacaactacacaaacCACGGAGTGTTTACAGCAGAAAACTGAGCTGTGACTTTCTGCAGCAGGAACAAATACTTTGAGATAAAATACGGGAGAAATTCAGCCTCAAGACAACCTGTTCTTTTGAGAAGACTACATCTACTTTCAGTGGAAACTGATAGGGaagcaaacaaaacagactGAGTAAGAGATAAACTgcaggttccagcttcttaaatgtgatgatttactgctttttttgttgtttatcacAATAAATGAggagtctttgtgttttggactgttggtcaaataGAATAAGCAATCTGGAGACGTCATTTTGagctctgggaaactgtgatgagcattttccGTGTTTACACTACAATAATAATTGACGGATTCATCTTGtgtgaaaataatcgttagcGGCAACCAGAGAATAATCTCATATCCAAACTAAAGCCAAACCCATAAATCCAGAGCAGAAATCAAtgtttggtaacactttacagGTCCATAAATTTGATAGTGAGCAGGTTGGAATTACAAAGCAACATGTTGAAAACAATATTCTGTTATTTTCCAGTAAGCAGTTAATAATCAGCTTCTTTAATATCTTTCCAGGAAACTTCTAACTTGTTCCTGCTAaacttcatttttatttccgACTCGTTTCTGTCTTACTTCCTCTCAGCAGGCCGCTGAACTGAAGTCAGTCGTTGCAGCTTAATTTCCAGCTGGTTTCTGTTTAACTTCCCTTTCCCTCATTTTATCGTGTCGAAATATTTCCAGTAAGTTTTGAGCTAATTACCACCTACTCCCCATAAAATTTACAGACCTGTAAACGTAAGTGTTACCAAATGTTTCTGTCATCGTCAGACGAGGCCACGAAGGCTGTGAAAGAAAACGTCTTGtcctaaaaaggaaaaactaaatgaaaagtgTCTGAATCCCCCAAATATTCAGTTCaacaaaagtataaataaaatcttCCAGCTCTTTAAGTTtctaaaaacatcaaatatgtCGAGTGAGTTTTGGGAGGATGTGCGTCTCAAACATTTTCTATTTGATGTGGTACTGCAGCTGAAAAAACTGCCGTCCTGATTTTGTCGGATTTCGCTGGAAGAAAACATCAAGGAAGCAgataaagatgaagaagactGTGTTGAATCTAACTTCAGAGaaacatgaagagaaaatgCACAAGTTTAGGAGGTTAGTGTGTTTAACTGATCTCCTCTGCAGTCTCATCTGTTTGGGCTATAAATAATTCTTAAATTTGTTATTAATTCATCTGTTTCCTTTAATAATAGATCAGTCATTCAGAGCAAGTCAGagaaaatgcttgtttttttctgacaaacaGTCGAAAGTTTTTGAGAGTTTAATTTTCTGTAAATCAGCGTTTAATTGAACCGACTTATTGTTTCAGCTGTAACGTGCGTTTCTTCTTCATTCTGAGCATTTTAACCTCAAATCATTGTTGCAGAAACACAGCGAAAGTCACCGTCGCCTGCTGGTTTTGTCAATAAACAATAACTTTAAATTTAATTTGGTGTGAACAGCTGGCCGAGCATCATGACATTACgaaatcatgttttggcaaTTGTCCCTCTAACTCGAAGTGAAAGATATGTCCGGGTTTATAATCTGATGGACGACCATACAGTGGTCGAACACTTCTGAAGAAATCTTTCCATCAAGGTCAGCAGGACGAATTTCTATATCGTCCTTGGTGATGAAAGCTTTTCTGACTTCAGAAGAAAATTGCTGGACTCCTGTGAAATCTGTGTGTTCTcctttcataaaaaaaagaaaatggagctCAGCAGAGTCAAGGATGGAGCCCAGTTCAAAGATAAGAAAACCAAGGTGCTCTTTGTGCACACACATAGTTTAAAGCCTCAGCAGGAGCTGAAGGTAGCCGCCAGAATAAAATCCTttcataaaacataaaagcgTCCCTCCCTCGCTTTAGACTCAGTGAGATTATGTGGAGGTCGCACGACTCGCAGCCAAACAGGGCGAGGGAGTCCAGGTGAGGAGGCACGAACAGGAAATGAGTAACGCTCTTCTTCACCTCAACAGTGGCTGTCAGAGGAGCATTTAGCGAGGCTCTTTACCTCCAGCTGCTCTGGTGCCCGCCATCTGAGCACGTTTCATCAACTCTGCCCGGATAAACAGCGGTTGGAAAATGTACTTTGCTAAAGTACTTCTTGAATAATGGTGTCTGGCGTTGGAAATATCTCGAGCCAATTTTTGCTTCCCTGCAGGGCGCTGGCGCTGTcggagaggaaaaacacatcGAAGCCTGCGTGCGTTTACTTGACAGAGTTGTTTTTCGCCCAAACTGCAGATGTTAACTTTTATTTCTGTGCCTCCCTTTGGAGGATTTTCTCCTCCAACACACCCCCAttcctttcatttttcatgGGATGGCTGTTCCCGCTGTGAGCCACCTCAGGCTGCAAGACACGTTGTTTACCATTCATATGACTGAGCATAAGGACTCAAATCCAGCGCACACTCTGATTGTGTCGTATCGTCCAGGCGGAGGCGTGAAGAAATCATGTCGAGGGCCAACGCAACAGTGAGGCATTAATCAATCAGGCGGCGGGTGACTGACTGTTTAggaaattagatttttgttcttttcagctTCAACAAAGCTGAACTAATGATGCAGCCACCATCTGAGGGACACTGATAAAAGTGCTCGTCTTGTAAATAAAATCTGCTGCAGTGTTATGGAAATGTTCTTTTACACTTATCTGTGCAGTAAATGCTTTTGCTGAGCATGAATGTTTTCTGAATAATGCAACACTTGGAGGATACAGGGGGAGCAGCTCCAACTGCAGGACTTTGTGTACCTTATTCTTCTGTTCAAGGACAAATCAGTGATTGTGAACTCGCTCTATTCTCTCCTAGAACAGAATGAGAAGACACTTTCAGCAGCGCTGACTGTGACTTTGTAAAAGACTATGAGGAAACAAAGTGACgtcattaaataaaagaaatatgtCTGTTTTTAACACTTAAGATTGTTTTCTTGATTACTCTTTTGTTTTTAGTCTTTAATGTTTGATTGACCAGCATTTCctaaagcccaagatgacatcctcaaaaTTGTATTGTCCACAACCGGATAAAGACTTTGAAGCTCAGTTTTGTAGTTTCTCCCTTTAGGCAAAAGAGTTACAGCTTCACAGTTCATGACTGACAAAGGCTCAATACCATGTGAGCTTTTCATAACCAAAACACAAAGCTTAGATGTGATATTGTCCAAGTTCCACACTAATTCCTGCTCAGAatcaagaaaacacaaaatgggaGGGACTAAAAAGAGAATCAAGTCAACTTTATGTCACACAAGCAATCTTATCTTTAAGGCTTCTGCCAgatctgtaaaaacaaaataaacatgttttcagtgtCTTACCATCATGAGTTCCCTCTGGAAGGACTTCCTGTCCTTGTTGTCCATGTTCGTTGACTCCTCTTTGAGTTTCTCCAGAACCGACGCCACCTTCTCGGGCTCATTGTCCAGCTCGGTCCGGCAAAAATAATTCAGAGGCAAATTCCCGTATCCGAGGGCATCTGCAAACGCCCTCCAGTTGCCCACATTTTCCATTAAAACCGTGCGCACGGTTGCGTAAATGTATGTAAGAAATTTGCAAGGCTTGAGGATCTGCTCCAGCAGCATCGTGGTTGTTAGGTCCGGCCCACACCAATAAATGGGCTTGACTTTACCCAGAACTAAAACGTTCTTGGCATGGACGAGGCCGACCTTTCCCTGATAGTATCCAATGTACCACTCTTTGGTCCGCAGTTGCCCTCGAAGTTTGATTTTCTCCTCGCTCAGTAAAGCAATAACATCCCCCTTTTTGTACTCCAAAAGATAAGTGCTCTTGTGCTGTCTAATCACCGTTTTGATCAACTTGCCAAATTTTAGGTTGGTGATGCACCGGTCCTGAAACTTTGGGTATTTGGATGTGACAGCAAGCGGCGAGAGGACAATCTTATCcacctctttctttttcagaaaCCTCCTCTGACCTGTTATCCTCGCTCCACTTTTAGGTGGCGGCGGTGGAGTTTGGACACAGAACTGGGTGAGGATACAGTCCAGAGCATCCTTGACTTGAACCCTGAGAGTGAAGTCTGAGATGTTGTTGGGGTCGTGTGATGAGATCATGTACAGCAGCCTGCTGACTTTACCCAGTTTCACCTGAAATCCCCGAATCATCCCAGCACCCTCGTTTGCCTTCACCTGGTAGTTGGACATGTTGGAGTATAATCCCACCTGGAGGTCCTGAGGGAACCCCAGAATGAACTGGTGCTTCCCCCACAGCTGGAGGGCCACCGGCGGGGTGGAGCTTGCCTGCCGGCCCACCTCGTTTACCAACAAGGTCTTGGGGGCACAATCATGCCCAAACATGGCCACGACTGTCTTGAAGGACGGGTGGATGTGCTTGGGTCCGTAGACGCCCAGAGTTACTTTCCTCTGCATGTGATCCCAAACTGTTGTATTGTGGGTGATGTACTGTGACTGAACCACAACAGCCACATACATACAAGGCTCCAGACTGTCCAACTGCACCTGGACTGTATCCTTGTAAATGTAAGCATTTGGGATTGGCGTGTAAGGTCCTTCTTTGCAGTCGCTTCGAACACAAAGCACCTCCACAGTGTCACAGCTCTCCTTCTTCACAGTTACCAACACCTTCATCTCCAACGTGATGAAAGACTTGGTCTCCATGTTGCTGAGTTTGATCTCCACCACAGGGCTGACAGTGGAGCAGCGATCATTGTTGAGCTCCAGAGGAGGGTCTAGTAATGCTTTCATGGAGATCTGCTGATGGTCTCCATGGCTGACATGACCTTCCGGGATGTGAGCACTGATGTGGGTGTCCGGGAGCTGAACAACTCCTCCGTTACTGTCCAACCTGCACACGATATTGGTCTCCACCGGCTGCGTCTGACCCCATCCAGGACTCTGGCCAAGGGAGTCAAGGTCATGGCAAGACCTGGCTAGCTTTCTGTGGTTTAACCAAGCAGTCCTGAAGTCCTCCCTGCTCTGGAACTGCTCCGGTACAGGAGCCTTAAGGCCTGTGAAGAATCCCGAAGAGGGTAAGGTTGGGTTTGACTGTGCCTGCAGGACTGAGAGTTCTGAGAGACTGTGGGAACGTTTACTCCTGAAAAATGGGTTATCCCTGTGGAGGTTTGGTAAAACCTCTTGGTTTGGGCTGGTGGGGGTGGTACTGTTAATGTGGCAGGTGCTGAACCCATTGCTCATGATTGCACCGGTGTTAAAGTTGGAGCAAGACGACGGAGATGCCAACGCATCAAACAGAATAAGATCTGCTGAGTTCCTCCCTCCTATATCTTTGCAGTTTTGATCTAACGGACAGATGAAGGGGTTCACAGAAAAAGGACTGTTGTTGTAAAGTGTGGAGGGTCTGAGGCTCATCCCCGTCCACTCCCCCAAACCTCCAAACTCCTTCGACCCATCCTCGTACCCTTCACCAAGACTGTCAATCATCCCACTGTCACTAAGCGAGGAGTTCCTGAAGTTGACTGGCTGGACGTAAGCGGCGGGGATGTAGCCCATTTCCGTGTTGTTGTGGGCATACCACCAATCCCCACCTGATGTGTCCAGCACGTAGAGGTGATCACCTTTGGAGAACTTCAGCGTTGTGAAGCTGCTTGGGCAATAATCCTTTATGGCGACCACTTCCTGTGCAGCTTCATAGGAGGCTGAAGTGTCCAGCCTTAAGGCACTGGGAGAAGGCACTGTAAATGAAAAAGATAAATCGAAactttaataattaatgatgCTGAAGTCAAAGTccagatacttgtgtaaaaaagaTCTTTATTCaactaattttgtttttttaaataatccataattcccctcaaatgcattcAAACTAAACATAAGCAGGAGAatgttcagatatttgtgttcagatgCAGGAAGGAAACAAAGTATTTGTACCACCTTTGGCTTttgtttgtctgaattgcaAATAATGATTGCAAAGCTTGGCACTTTTTGGCTTATtgaacaaaacactgcagttaACAGTACTTATCTTCTGAAACAAAATCGACATAATGGACCAGTTGCACTAATGAGATGAGGGTAGGTCAGATCAGACAAACAGGTTTCAAAGCCATCCAGAATACCCCCAAAATAACATGAAACCTTATTTTTAATCAGTCCGAGTAAAACTACAATATTCTCAGAGCACTAGGTAAGTGTACAAGCAGATGAGCTGCATAATTTACTGCATAATCTACTATTTTTAGTCCTGCTCATTAGCGTATATGGAGCATGTAAGCAAAGCTGTAATGAAGTGCAACCAGTGAGGCGAAAGAGCCGGAGAATTAATAAAAGCACTTTCAACAACACGATTGAGTACTATCACCGTGAGAGATGAAAATGGCAAATAATTGAAACTCTACAGCTTGTTGTGTGATCTGACCTTTGACATCGTTGAGACTGGCTCCTGTGACGCCTTCGCTGAGGTCGATAAGCGTCCCCTCAGACTTACAGCGAGGGAGgatgtggttgttgttggtcaCTCTGATGATTCGATGGGCTGCCATGGCCGGTACTTATTGTAGCATTCGCTCATTGGCAGCTCTTCATCTGGAGGGGAAACAAACAAAGGATTTTAGGGCGGGAGAGCGACCAGCCAGTTATAAACACATCTACATTCAGTCACATCCAGAGAGACTTCCCAAGGAAGCGCTGGAAGAGGAAGATTAATCCTCCAGATCGCTAACACAGTAAGAGCCTGCAAAGGTCAACGCAGCTGTGGCAGAATATAAGGCTGAGAAATATCACTGCATTTTTGAAGGAAGTGAAGGATGTGTTTGAGAAATAATGACTGCCTGCCGAACAGTGAGagctttttttctaaatcaataCAAAGACCGTGAGCGTTGAActgcaggagaaggagagagagatgtgatTTAGAGTGAGAACAATCGAAAAgcaataaatgaatgaaaccaGAGGAGATTTAAGTTCTGAGTGAAAGTGAGGAAGGTCAGAAACATAACGTCAAGAATGAGGTGGAGACGGAGCATGGAGGCCtcccaaaacacaacaatatgtGGACAAAAACCTTTGGTAGCAGTCTGAAGCTTTAACAACCAACGCTCCTCTGGTTTCAGGCTTTCCAACAGAATTTATAAGCCTGAGGGGATTTGCTCAGTAAGGTCGAACATTCACAGTTGTTGTTAATGTTCAGTCTCTAAAccattaaatatgtttaaaaatttGCTTCAAATATATTCATTTAGATGGAATTTCTAATAATCTGCTCTAATTTTTCCAAGGAGTGAAAAGGCACAAAAAGCAAAAGTAAGCCATGTTGACAGTGTTGCCCTTTGAGGGAGCATTTAGCTGGAGAGACCAAAATGAAGGACGCTATCAGAGCTAATTAACTGCTTTGCACCATAAACTTCTATTCAACTCTTCTGTTGGTGTAAGAAATGATCTATGAAAATGAGAAATAGTTTGCAAACAGTTATGAGACTGAAATAGGTCAAATATATTTTGAAATGATGTGCAAAAAATGCCAGAGGCAGGCAAACAGCTACTGTGACTGACTTGAAGATGTTCCCAGATGGCTAGCATGTTAGCGGTTAGCACCGTAACTACACTAGTTGACCAACCAGTCCAGGCATGGGGAACCAAGCGAACAAGCTTtcaagctagctagctcagttagcttaGATTCTCTCTTCaataacactttttttaatgttacgATTTACAATCTTGggtaaaacattttaacacgTAAGAAGCTACTGTGACCGACTACCTCCAGCATGTCCCCAAATGTCTAGCATGTTAGTGGTTAGCTCGCTAGCTAAAGAAGTTCACAAACTAGCCATAGGATAGAAGACAATCAATCTGAAGATTTGTTGgtcaggacatctctgcagctctacagCACATCATTTAATGCTGTAGTTattataataaaatacataaaaaggTTAGATACCCAACATAAGAAGCTAGTCTGTCTGCAGTCATACTAGTAGGAATATTTTCCTACAGGGAGTTTAAACCAGACATCTCATCCTTCTCTGGCTTTATTAGCTCCACTGCTCGGTCTGTTATGAGTATTTACATCTGTGATCGTATCAACCAAGTTACCAATTTCCTTGACAGAATTGAGCTGTGATTCAATTTgtgtatgaaaacacacagtcgGCAGAGGACTGTAATCTGATTAGAGCGGCAGCGAGAAATAGTTTTGCTGCAAAACGTTGTTCCCTTCAGTCACGAGGGACCTGATTATTCCTGCAGGATGAGGCGAGCGGCAGCGGCGGCGATGGGAACATTTGCATTTGCACACTAATGATGCCATTTTAATCTGATTAAAGCAACACAGGCTGTAGAGGCTGCCATGTTAATGCCTTTCACTGATTATCTTCATTAGAGCTTCAATGTTGGGGCTGAATGTTCCCATTTTGATTCTGATACAGGTGTTCGTCTTTATAAAATAAGCTTTCATTAGCAAGATCTGATGCCTAAAGCTGATCTGGATCTGATCAGCTGCTCAGAACTCCCTTTGAAAAAGCATTGATTTAACTCTCTCTACACACATCAGagcaaaacatcacaaaaaatgcagaaaaattcTAATTTTTGTGACAGATGTTACTGTTTTTCTTGtctctaattaaaaaaatgaaacatctgTGTATTTCAAACAGTAACAAGGCTGTTATGTGCAAACTTGTGCCGACACATGACTAAAACAACAGCCCAAAGTCAAAGAAAACTACTGCTGCGATAATAATTGTAGGTTAGGGGTCTGTTTTCAACATAATTTCTTAAACTGTGATATGCAGAATTTTACCATTTATCATCATCTTGACAGGCGAGTGTTTGTCCCTGAGGACAACTTTTATCTGATGAGATAAAACTTTCAATTTGGCCTAATTTTTACAGCCACAACCATAAAAATGGTCTAAATTCAGCTGCATGTAAACACGAAACCAAAGATAATCATGATATCTATGTTATAGATATAGCACCTGGTTGGTATCTCTGCTCACTTAAAACAAGTTCTCCACTACTTCCAGATTATATTTTGGAACCACTTTCTaatgttttctgctttttgttgGTGAGAAATCCTAGAGGGGCTGATCATAATGAAATTTTGAACATCCTcagttcttttgttttattcaaatgcaaaatctaaaaataaaaactccagagggagaaaacaaaaaagacaaactggtGTTTGCTTGGCAGCGAGGGGAGGGCAGCGTACGACAGCGACATTATTATGCAACAGATTAAGAATTCATATCCAGTTTCTAGTATCTTCACTTTACTACCATCTCTTGAACGACTTGAAAGCCACTCAGGAGGGTTGGTTTGCCAATTTGATGACAGGGAATTCAGTAACAAGGTTCGGCTCTCGGCAAACTGGGGTCTCACGTTAGTCAGCTGACAGGACACTAACGTTAGCTGCATGGCTTAATGTGCACATGGTAACTGTCTCGAAAAACTTTCCTCTCTTCTGACTTTCCACCTTATTCCTGGTTCAAAACATTGCTCCCCTACGAACATACACCACAGAAGTTTAGCCTTTTTTTAAACCTCTGCAGCTTTAATCTGCTCTTTTATAAAGGAAGTCTGGCAGAACTGAGCAGATGTATGAATTCTTGTGTCTCAAAATGACGGGAAAAAAAGTGAGACAGTGGGATTGCTTCAGAGCGCTTCCTCTCTGGAGGTTGAGTGAAGCTGTAGCAGAGGTGCACTCTGGGATGCAGAGCATACAGTGAGGAGAAAGTGGGGCTTGTTTAATGGCGGCATCTGTTCACCTGGGAGCCCGAGCTGAAAGCCCGTCAAACTCCTCCGAGGTGACATTTCATTTTCCTGCACCCTCGCTGCTCGTCGGGGATCGTGTCGCCCCGTCAATAAAACCCCTCCTCCCACTCGAAAATGAGCACTCAGCGGGCAGCGAGAGCGAGGCTGCGATCAATAACAAGCTGCCAGACAAAAGACACTGTCACAGGCTTTGATATAAGACTGAGGCGAACCCCGCTGAATGCAGCAGGAGGTGAGGGCGGTCCTGACAGCtacacaggaagaaaaaaaaagcaattggAAGATGGCAAACGCAGCAGGAGCTTCAGTTCAGAATCCACACTGAACctcctggaagctgatggaaaaCTGACACAGGCAATTAGAGAAACAGTTCAACGAGACTGTGATACCCCGCATGCAACCGCTACAAGCAGGACtctttacattttacataaCAACACAAAGCATGTGCAGCATCGGGGGAAATGAACTCcattttacttttgtttcact encodes the following:
- the LOC115577020 gene encoding SH3 domain-binding protein 4-A-like; translated protein: MAAHRIIRVTNNNHILPRCKSEGTLIDLSEGVTGASLNDVKVPSPSALRLDTSASYEAAQEVVAIKDYCPSSFTTLKFSKGDHLYVLDTSGGDWWYAHNNTEMGYIPAAYVQPVNFRNSSLSDSGMIDSLGEGYEDGSKEFGGLGEWTGMSLRPSTLYNNSPFSVNPFICPLDQNCKDIGGRNSADLILFDALASPSSCSNFNTGAIMSNGFSTCHINSTTPTSPNQEVLPNLHRDNPFFRSKRSHSLSELSVLQAQSNPTLPSSGFFTGLKAPVPEQFQSREDFRTAWLNHRKLARSCHDLDSLGQSPGWGQTQPVETNIVCRLDSNGGVVQLPDTHISAHIPEGHVSHGDHQQISMKALLDPPLELNNDRCSTVSPVVEIKLSNMETKSFITLEMKVLVTVKKESCDTVEVLCVRSDCKEGPYTPIPNAYIYKDTVQVQLDSLEPCMYVAVVVQSQYITHNTTVWDHMQRKVTLGVYGPKHIHPSFKTVVAMFGHDCAPKTLLVNEVGRQASSTPPVALQLWGKHQFILGFPQDLQVGLYSNMSNYQVKANEGAGMIRGFQVKLGKVSRLLYMISSHDPNNISDFTLRVQVKDALDCILTQFCVQTPPPPPKSGARITGQRRFLKKKEVDKIVLSPLAVTSKYPKFQDRCITNLKFGKLIKTVIRQHKSTYLLEYKKGDVIALLSEEKIKLRGQLRTKEWYIGYYQGKVGLVHAKNVLVLGKVKPIYWCGPDLTTTMLLEQILKPCKFLTYIYATVRTVLMENVGNWRAFADALGYGNLPLNYFCRTELDNEPEKVASVLEKLKEESTNMDNKDRKSFQRELMMALLKMDCQGLVARLVLDFVLLTTAVEVASRWRELAEKLARVSRQQMEAYEAPHRDKNGLLDNECMWKPAYDFLLTWAAHVGDSYRDVIQELHLGLDKMRNPITKRWKHLTGTLILVNCLDTLRSAAFCPTGYGDFAV